One window of Diabrotica undecimpunctata isolate CICGRU chromosome 8, icDiaUnde3, whole genome shotgun sequence genomic DNA carries:
- the LOC140447534 gene encoding uncharacterized protein isoform X2 has protein sequence MPFISNCGGCPRAPLRIRFISRTGVFRCLLKMAYNKIVCRLCLSEKELNCVFRNNSNTVDLQEVIFITTGIQILEHDVISRKICLNCSNTVIKMQEFREMSINSDRYLKEKFIEHLKGTEMQIPNTDVTITTRKRHIKEKLDDPSTSVPEKTESNILCQNKLDVSQEEESDDYSHNSNIPRKVTVHESVSKLFALYPNLKLRTGVLVFDLNPFVNLELYAVEKYSNDINRNLKFATERAVNLNIADQKTIPLSKNSFSDLNFCSETNILEDKESFNNTQSNQATLRMTRFRIKQVDIHNKFKVGPIRTTRSNDPSKFKVIPEDSFKRSRESSKSEVLVTDAQLSKLKKRKLLSSDFISNADNICLSVHNNANALNFHYQEHFCCSFCKAKFRDIEYKICHEQKCTVGHALNSKPYVELIKVDLDLKIRNKYLLHDTISDEKKVSNNEVIELFNDDESLVDSTIITSIETEPNNIVNVENKHEPESNNHLVKCNTFSQTIDTLGNKEPLPQIEVSNTPNGVVPANMLPVQYLSTAIVRPAIIIRNDSLLNDSNMCGSDIAILKELIQNSKRILQKDPLMQTLTSKDITQTWTVKNMFSPLKLYKVPINIRPGEHSITTSKPEIKIEKEVDLWQDIKPINLINTNSIVDINKMILRPFEVVLTNSLQTNKKDSSLTIKTGSLRTNKIAILKRSISSQTPQNIGNGVKKKISSKISLTRKQNKVCIQNISSTQSSATITPPNAVQTVFSQNSGTIITNVYNQTQVNLPQTLNSSINTTNNYTEQIFTPNLLNNTSNVQQIFIPANNTLTSHASHLQILSHTLNNAVVNNIDNNSQQMFIPLSSNSINSTNCISQVFSSSSGTVMPATNQSSILIPVTNPMVPDGSIPNLNVITPLSTVANQITPLSTVPNQITPLNTVPNQITPLSTVSNQITPLNTVPNQITPLSNVPNQITPLSTVPNLTPLNTVPNQTNVGFTYSYSNNTQNAVSLVNNQPILVNSPIPNCNVTSNIFASNEVQQNMISTVNFTPNNITDTFSTSVVQCQTSAISNNFTLSQPILRVKNLYELK, from the exons ATGCCGTTTATATCGAATTGTGGCGGTTGTCCCCGAGCGCCGCTACGAATCCGCTTCATTTCTCGTACCGGGGTATTTCGATGTTTATTGAAAATGGCGTACAATAAAATTGTGTGTCGGTTGTGCTTATCGGAAAAAGAACTGAATTGTGTTTTTAGAAATAATTCGAATACAGTAGATTTACAAGAAGTGATATTTATTACAACTGGAATTCAG ATTTTGGAGCATGATGTCATCTCAAGGAAAATATGTCTCAATTGCAGTAACACTGTTattaaaatgcaggaattcagaGAAATGTCTATCAACTCTGACAGATATCTAAag GAAAAATTTATCGAGCATTTAAAAGGGACGGAAATGCAAATTCCAAACACCGATGTCACAATTACAACTCGGAAACgacatataaaagaaaaactagacgATCCTAGTACTAGTGTACCTGAAAAAACGGAGAGTAATATCTTATGCCAAAATAAGTTAGATGTGTCACAAGAAGAAGAAAGTGACGATTATTCGCATAATTCAAATATACCTAGGAAAGTTACGGTTCATGAATCGGTGTCAAAACTTTTTGCTCTTTATCCAAATCTTAAGTTACGGACTGGTGTTCTGGTCTTCGATCTCAATCCCTTTGTTAACTTAGAATTATACGCAGTCGAAAAATACTCTAATGATAttaatagaaatttaaaatttgcCACTGAAAGAGCAGTTAATTTAAATATTGCCGATCAAAAGACTATACCGTTATCAAAAAATAGTTTTTCGGATCTGAATTTTTGttcagaaacaaatattttagaaGACAAAGAATCTTTCAATAATACTCAGAGCAATCAAGCGACGTTAAGGATGACTCGTTTTAGAATCAAGCAGGTAGATATTCACAATAAGTTCAAAGTAGGTCCTATTAGAACAACGCGTTCGAATGATCCATCAAAGTTTAAAGTTATTCCTGAAGACTCATTTAAACGAAGTAGAGAGAGTAGTAAAAGTGAAGTTTTAGTAACTGATGCACAactaagtaaattaaaaaaaagaaaattattatcCAGTGATTTCATATCGAACGCAGACAATATTTGTTTGTCCGTGCATAATAACGCAAACGCTTTAAATTTTCATTATCAAGAACATTTCTGTTGCAGTTTTTGTAAAGCAAAATTTAGAGACATTGAATATAAAATATGCCACGAACAGAAATGTACCGTAGGTCATGCTTTAAACAGCAAACCATACGTTGAATTGATTAAAGTTgatctagatttaaaaattagaaacaaatatCTGTTACATGATACTATTTCCGATGAAAAAAAAGTCAGTAATAACGAAGTTATAGAATTATTCAACGATGACGAATCACTAGTGGACTCAACTATAATTACTAGTATTGAAACTGAACCGAACAATATTGTAAATGTGGAAAATAAGCATGAACCAGAATCGAACAATCACTTAGTTAAATGTAATACGTTTTCACAGACCATTGATACACTCGGCAACAAAGAACCTCTACCTCAAATCGAGGTATCAAATACTCCCAATGGAGTAGTACCTGCTAATATGTTACCAGTTCAATATCTAAGTACAGCAATAGTGAGGCCGGCTATTATAATAAGAAACGACAGTTTACTTAATGATAGTAATATGTGTGGTTCCGACATTGCCATCCtcaaagaattaatacaaaaCTCAAAACGAATTTTACAAAAAGACCCATTAATGCAGACGCTGACCAGTAAGGACATAACTCAAACCTGGACTGTGAAAAATATGTTTTCGCCGTTGAAGTTATATAAAGTTCCGATAAATATTCGACCTGGCGAACATTCTATAACTACCTCCAAGCCAGAAATTAAAATAGAGAAAGAGGTTGATTTGTGGCAGGATATAAAACCAATAAACTTAATTAACACAAACTCAATAGTGGATATTAACAAAATGATATTGAGACCATTTGAAGTAGTTCTCACCAACTCCTTGCAGACAAACAAAAAAGACTCTTCACTGACAATTAAAACAGGATCTTTGCGGACAAATAAAATAGCAATTTTAAAACGTAGTATTTCATCACAAACTCCTCAAAACATCGGAAATGGAGTAAAAAAGAAAATTTCCAGTAAAATTTCTTTAACTCGGAAGCAAAATAAAGTTTGCATTCAAAATATTTCTTCAACTCAGTCTTCTGCAACGATAACACCTCCTAACGCTGTTCAGACCGTTTTTTCCCAAAATAGTGGAACAATTATTACTAATGTTTATAACCAAACCCAAGTCAATCTCCCTCAAACTCTGAATTCATCTATTAATACGACTAATAATTATACCGAACAAATTTTTACTCCAAATCTGCTCAACAATACTTCAAACGTCCAACAAATATTTATTCCTGCGAATAATACATTAACTAGTCATGCCAGTCATCTACAAATACTGTCTCATACTCTAAACAACGCAGTAGTTAACAACATTGACAATAATTCTCAACAAATGTTTATACCATTGTCAAGCAATTCGATTAATTCGACAAATTGTATTTCTCAAGTGTTCAGCTCATCCAGTGGTACCGTTATGCCAGCTACTAATCAATCTTCTATTTTAATACCAGTTACGAATCCTATGGTACCTGATGGCAGTATTCCTAATTTGAATGTAATCACTCCATTGAGTACTGTAGCCAATCAAATCACTCCATTGAGTACTGTACCGAATCAAATCACTCCATTGAATACTGTACCGAATCAAATCACTCCATTGAGTACTGTATCGAATCAAATCACTCCATTGAATACTGTACCGAATCAAATCACTCCATTGAGTAATGTACCAAATCAAATCACTCCATTGAGTACTGTACCGAATCTCACTCCATTGAATACTGTACCAAATCAAACGAATGTAGGTTTTACGTATTCTTACAGCAATAATACACAGAATGCTGTATCTTTGGTAAATAACCAACCTATATTAGTTAACTCTCCAATTCCAAACTGTAACGTGACGTCAAATATATTTGCAAGCAATGAGGTTCAACAGAATATGATAAGTACTGTAAATTTTACGCCAAATAATATAACCGATACTTTTAGTACATCGGTTGTTCAATGCCAAACTTCTGCAATATCAAATAATTTCACTCTATCCCAACCAATACTTAGGgttaaaaatttgtatgaattaaaataa
- the LOC140447534 gene encoding uncharacterized protein isoform X3: MDTSTGECRLCLSQKELVLVFNCDGVGHKHMKELILLTTGVEILEHDVISRKICLNCSNTVIKMQEFREMSINSDRYLKEKFIEHLKGTEMQIPNTDVTITTRKRHIKEKLDDPSTSVPEKTESNILCQNKLDVSQEEESDDYSHNSNIPRKVTVHESVSKLFALYPNLKLRTGVLVFDLNPFVNLELYAVEKYSNDINRNLKFATERAVNLNIADQKTIPLSKNSFSDLNFCSETNILEDKESFNNTQSNQATLRMTRFRIKQVDIHNKFKVGPIRTTRSNDPSKFKVIPEDSFKRSRESSKSEVLVTDAQLSKLKKRKLLSSDFISNADNICLSVHNNANALNFHYQEHFCCSFCKAKFRDIEYKICHEQKCTVGHALNSKPYVELIKVDLDLKIRNKYLLHDTISDEKKVSNNEVIELFNDDESLVDSTIITSIETEPNNIVNVENKHEPESNNHLVKCNTFSQTIDTLGNKEPLPQIEVSNTPNGVVPANMLPVQYLSTAIVRPAIIIRNDSLLNDSNMCGSDIAILKELIQNSKRILQKDPLMQTLTSKDITQTWTVKNMFSPLKLYKVPINIRPGEHSITTSKPEIKIEKEVDLWQDIKPINLINTNSIVDINKMILRPFEVVLTNSLQTNKKDSSLTIKTGSLRTNKIAILKRSISSQTPQNIGNGVKKKISSKISLTRKQNKVCIQNISSTQSSATITPPNAVQTVFSQNSGTIITNVYNQTQVNLPQTLNSSINTTNNYTEQIFTPNLLNNTSNVQQIFIPANNTLTSHASHLQILSHTLNNAVVNNIDNNSQQMFIPLSSNSINSTNCISQVFSSSSGTVMPATNQSSILIPVTNPMVPDGSIPNLNVITPLSTVANQITPLSTVPNQITPLNTVPNQITPLSTVSNQITPLNTVPNQITPLSNVPNQITPLSTVPNLTPLNTVPNQTNVGFTYSYSNNTQNAVSLVNNQPILVNSPIPNCNVTSNIFASNEVQQNMISTVNFTPNNITDTFSTSVVQCQTSAISNNFTLSQPILRVKNLYELK, from the exons ATTTTGGAGCATGATGTCATCTCAAGGAAAATATGTCTCAATTGCAGTAACACTGTTattaaaatgcaggaattcagaGAAATGTCTATCAACTCTGACAGATATCTAAag GAAAAATTTATCGAGCATTTAAAAGGGACGGAAATGCAAATTCCAAACACCGATGTCACAATTACAACTCGGAAACgacatataaaagaaaaactagacgATCCTAGTACTAGTGTACCTGAAAAAACGGAGAGTAATATCTTATGCCAAAATAAGTTAGATGTGTCACAAGAAGAAGAAAGTGACGATTATTCGCATAATTCAAATATACCTAGGAAAGTTACGGTTCATGAATCGGTGTCAAAACTTTTTGCTCTTTATCCAAATCTTAAGTTACGGACTGGTGTTCTGGTCTTCGATCTCAATCCCTTTGTTAACTTAGAATTATACGCAGTCGAAAAATACTCTAATGATAttaatagaaatttaaaatttgcCACTGAAAGAGCAGTTAATTTAAATATTGCCGATCAAAAGACTATACCGTTATCAAAAAATAGTTTTTCGGATCTGAATTTTTGttcagaaacaaatattttagaaGACAAAGAATCTTTCAATAATACTCAGAGCAATCAAGCGACGTTAAGGATGACTCGTTTTAGAATCAAGCAGGTAGATATTCACAATAAGTTCAAAGTAGGTCCTATTAGAACAACGCGTTCGAATGATCCATCAAAGTTTAAAGTTATTCCTGAAGACTCATTTAAACGAAGTAGAGAGAGTAGTAAAAGTGAAGTTTTAGTAACTGATGCACAactaagtaaattaaaaaaaagaaaattattatcCAGTGATTTCATATCGAACGCAGACAATATTTGTTTGTCCGTGCATAATAACGCAAACGCTTTAAATTTTCATTATCAAGAACATTTCTGTTGCAGTTTTTGTAAAGCAAAATTTAGAGACATTGAATATAAAATATGCCACGAACAGAAATGTACCGTAGGTCATGCTTTAAACAGCAAACCATACGTTGAATTGATTAAAGTTgatctagatttaaaaattagaaacaaatatCTGTTACATGATACTATTTCCGATGAAAAAAAAGTCAGTAATAACGAAGTTATAGAATTATTCAACGATGACGAATCACTAGTGGACTCAACTATAATTACTAGTATTGAAACTGAACCGAACAATATTGTAAATGTGGAAAATAAGCATGAACCAGAATCGAACAATCACTTAGTTAAATGTAATACGTTTTCACAGACCATTGATACACTCGGCAACAAAGAACCTCTACCTCAAATCGAGGTATCAAATACTCCCAATGGAGTAGTACCTGCTAATATGTTACCAGTTCAATATCTAAGTACAGCAATAGTGAGGCCGGCTATTATAATAAGAAACGACAGTTTACTTAATGATAGTAATATGTGTGGTTCCGACATTGCCATCCtcaaagaattaatacaaaaCTCAAAACGAATTTTACAAAAAGACCCATTAATGCAGACGCTGACCAGTAAGGACATAACTCAAACCTGGACTGTGAAAAATATGTTTTCGCCGTTGAAGTTATATAAAGTTCCGATAAATATTCGACCTGGCGAACATTCTATAACTACCTCCAAGCCAGAAATTAAAATAGAGAAAGAGGTTGATTTGTGGCAGGATATAAAACCAATAAACTTAATTAACACAAACTCAATAGTGGATATTAACAAAATGATATTGAGACCATTTGAAGTAGTTCTCACCAACTCCTTGCAGACAAACAAAAAAGACTCTTCACTGACAATTAAAACAGGATCTTTGCGGACAAATAAAATAGCAATTTTAAAACGTAGTATTTCATCACAAACTCCTCAAAACATCGGAAATGGAGTAAAAAAGAAAATTTCCAGTAAAATTTCTTTAACTCGGAAGCAAAATAAAGTTTGCATTCAAAATATTTCTTCAACTCAGTCTTCTGCAACGATAACACCTCCTAACGCTGTTCAGACCGTTTTTTCCCAAAATAGTGGAACAATTATTACTAATGTTTATAACCAAACCCAAGTCAATCTCCCTCAAACTCTGAATTCATCTATTAATACGACTAATAATTATACCGAACAAATTTTTACTCCAAATCTGCTCAACAATACTTCAAACGTCCAACAAATATTTATTCCTGCGAATAATACATTAACTAGTCATGCCAGTCATCTACAAATACTGTCTCATACTCTAAACAACGCAGTAGTTAACAACATTGACAATAATTCTCAACAAATGTTTATACCATTGTCAAGCAATTCGATTAATTCGACAAATTGTATTTCTCAAGTGTTCAGCTCATCCAGTGGTACCGTTATGCCAGCTACTAATCAATCTTCTATTTTAATACCAGTTACGAATCCTATGGTACCTGATGGCAGTATTCCTAATTTGAATGTAATCACTCCATTGAGTACTGTAGCCAATCAAATCACTCCATTGAGTACTGTACCGAATCAAATCACTCCATTGAATACTGTACCGAATCAAATCACTCCATTGAGTACTGTATCGAATCAAATCACTCCATTGAATACTGTACCGAATCAAATCACTCCATTGAGTAATGTACCAAATCAAATCACTCCATTGAGTACTGTACCGAATCTCACTCCATTGAATACTGTACCAAATCAAACGAATGTAGGTTTTACGTATTCTTACAGCAATAATACACAGAATGCTGTATCTTTGGTAAATAACCAACCTATATTAGTTAACTCTCCAATTCCAAACTGTAACGTGACGTCAAATATATTTGCAAGCAATGAGGTTCAACAGAATATGATAAGTACTGTAAATTTTACGCCAAATAATATAACCGATACTTTTAGTACATCGGTTGTTCAATGCCAAACTTCTGCAATATCAAATAATTTCACTCTATCCCAACCAATACTTAGGgttaaaaatttgtatgaattaaaataa